The Oreochromis niloticus isolate F11D_XX linkage group LG4, O_niloticus_UMD_NMBU, whole genome shotgun sequence DNA segment atgtatcttttAGTCAGTGCAGTTGTAACTCCAGGttctgcattttattttgtagatttctttcactttctttttttccttttttcctcatAATCAATAAAAGCACTTATAGTTTGTAGCCTTGTTTTCTTGCATTTGTATGCAagtgcactttttttttgcctctttgCACATAAGTTAAAAATGTGCAACCCCCGAGGCACAAATCACgctgtccctctctctctgtcagtgtcctgtttttctgtgtaaataattgTACAAACAGGCTGCAACCCCCTGTGACCTTGAAactgcatctttaaaaaaaaaaaaaaattctgtcgGCCATCTGTGTTCCAGGAATGTACCCATCTGGTTTTGACTACATGGCCCCTCCTCCCCCGTACCCTGGGCCACCACAAAACTGGGCTGCACCCCCTCAGAACTGGacagcaccaccaccacaaccaccTCCAGGTCTGTTTCTCTCACTCTCCCTTTTTCACGCgctccctatttttttttttttcttcctctgtgcCACTGCACTTGTCAGATCGGATCTGTCTGCCTCAACATGAATCACTTCAAAGcctgccattaaaaaaaaaaatagaaaaaaatagaaaaaaggggGTGCTGATGTCTCATTCTCTACAGATAAAAATGTCAAGGAATAAAACAGTCTTTTCTCcctcatgttgttgtttttctagcAACTTTTCGGATTTTCGGTTAAAAACAGTCTGTGTTTCATCACCTTGTGCCAATAGATTTTTCTAGGTTTGAGGATCTTAAAAGTTGTCATTTGCGCTTCATGTGACTAATAAAGCATTGTCCTGTGCATCTTTTGTCATTACAGTGTTAGGAACTGTTCTGTGGTCATTAGTCAGTCTTTATCTCAcagttttttgtcattttatgcaCAGGTAACGCCAAGGCGGCTGAAGCAGCGGGCAGCGCATATTACAACCCCAGCAATCCACACAATGTCTACATGCCCATGGTAAGCTGCTTTGGATGTCTTTACCTCAGCAACATGTGACTTCTTCTTTAATGGCATTTTAATCATATCAAACCATCTTCTGGGTTTGCGTGCAGGAGCGACCTCCACCATACGCACCTTCTTCAAACTTccctgaaaagaaaaacaactgaaacctGGGCAACGTCACTTCCAAGACACTCCTCTTTTGCATCCTCTGTAtcctaaataaattctaaagtgaggtttttcttttttctttttgtagacTGCAATAAGGTAATGCAATTAATATAGGGCTTAAAAAGATGTCAATTAAAATTTCCCGATGAGAGAttggtttttattgttttgggagTATAAATGGAACAGCTGATGACGTTTTAGTGTTTTCCATATTACATCAAGTCATTTAAATGGTGGACAACTTGTAAAGCAACAATTGGGATTAATTTTCTTCTGTCTGATTCTTCAGCACCTACGCAGGGACTCGTGCAGTGTCCCAGCTGGAATCGGGGGGGGATTTGGAGAATGTATTTTTACAGACAGATTTGTTACCAAAACATTTTGTAGCAGTTTATTGATTGCAGTTCAtgtaattattaataatataagCTTCTACTAAGAACAGTTATGTATGATTGCAAGTGCATTGTATTTCCCCATTATAGCTTTGTAGTCATTTCCCACATACAAAACCAGAACTGTGTTCATTAATGTTCAGCGACACAATAACTGACTGATTCTCATACTATGGctcccacagacacacagactggTGACCAGTATGATCCTGTGCTCAGTCTAAGTAACTTCATTCATGGTATGACCTTAAACTCACAGTTCTAATTGAGTATCTTTACAGGGTGGTTATCAAAAAGAGTGGCGTAATGTTCGAAAAGCTGTTCAGAAAGATTTCTTATGAAATGAGTCTGTGTATGTGCAATATTTCAGCCTTGCATAACGACGTTACAGGTCACCTGCGGGGTTATCTGAATGACCTTGTGCTGTACTCTGAGcttctgttgtgttgttgtctGCAGAGCCAAGCTGAAACCAGAACTCTTCTCCTTCAGTAATTAACCTAGTGTGAGGTTACAGGTTACACTGATTTATTAAGGCTCACCAGTATtttgcctgcaggtgaagcttCTGAGTGCAGACCGTTATCCCTGATTCTGCTCAGTGTGCATCATTTAGCACCCGTTTGAAGGTCTTTTTGCACATAGTTGTGGTGgttagagggttttttttttcttttagatagATTTAATCAAATGCCTGTATATTAACATCtcttttcttattctttttgCTGAATTTGTCAAAAATCTAATAAATGTCAATTATTAAATTTCCCCTTTTTTGTCTTTAGTCATTTTTAAACCCTCAGTTATTTATGCCGGGTTTATGGCATAGATCTTAAATCAAATAGAGCCTCAgacaatcaaaaataaatattacacagtatcattatttatttaacatacaGATAAGCCAGAATGCAGAAGCAGTATGTAAAAACCTGCGTGTGAATACACATTACTGCTTCCATATGTTAGCAATAGTGCTGCTAATCAACTGGATTTGATTAACTTATAATCAGCAAGTTTGAgcatgtgtgtaaaagcagAAGTGTTGTCAGTTTGGTGCTCTGGAGCAGTCAGAGTTAACACAATGCTGAGGAGGAAACACATCAGGGTCATGTTTCCAAAGGATCtgaagtccatcattctacagTGAGATTTTTTGACTCGTGGTAAACATTCAATACAGTTTGCGGTCTTAACAGGAGTGgatgtcccagcaaattcactccAAGGTCAGACTGTCCAGTGCTCAGATAAActccaagaaaaaaacaaaacacaagagctacatctctgactctacaggcctcagttaacatgttaaatgttaaagatcATGGCAGTACAAATAAGACTAAACAAGTACGGCTTATTTAGAACCAAAGGCCTCGTCTGTCTGAAAAGAACATaccagcacagcttaggtttgcaaagatgcatctgaacaaatCAAAAGACATCTGGAAAAATGTCCTTCAGAcaaatgagaccaaagtggagctGTTTGTCCAAATACACAGGAAAATGTTTGGTAAAAAACCAAACGCAGCACATTAGCAacaacacctcataccaaccgTCAAATGTGGTGGTGGAGGTGTCATGGTTTGGGCTTGTTTTACGGCCACAGACCTGGGCACCTTAGAGTCACTGAGTCGACCACAAACTCCTCTgtaaagtattctagagtcaaatgtgactCCGTCTGTCCGACAGCTAAGACCGGGTCATTCTTCAGGGCGATGATCCCAAGCACATCAGCAAATCTACGACAGaacggctgaaaaagaaaagcagtggCCAAGTCAAAGCTAGCCTTTATTGAAATTCTGTGTTGGGTCGTCAGTTGTGCATAAAGAAATGCCCACCAAGCAACATAGTGATGTGAGACTGATGAAGTCAAACAGCGTTGCTGGTCTTCCTAGGAAGTTGTTCACATACCCTTTGACTCTTACAAATAATGGAATGATGGACAATAAGAATAATCCACACTCTaattaaataatatatttattatattattaaacACTGTCAAATCTGAACAATGTGGTCAGTCTTATCACAGAGAATCACACTGTACACATAACACAGTTTAAATATCTTAATAAGTAATGATTGCATTATCATGCActgcaataaaacacaacatattTACTGCACACAAACTTTCAGGACCAATGCATAATCACAGAGTTTAGATCGACACCAGTGGCTATGTATCTAGGTTTCACTCACAGAGACGCACCCACTGATTATAAACACTAATTCTACTGTATGGCTCAACTCCTGTTTTTTCCAGTTCCTTACTCAGGAAAAGGACGTGTGGTTTTTACTACCGTGTACGTTAAACAATGCTATACATTTCTTTGTAGTCATCACTAAGTTGTAAACTAGCATGAACGTGTGGAGCGTGTGTATTCATGGAGACGGGAGCGCTACTGAGACTTTATATACCTTCAAGGACAAACACGGAAATCCAAAAGGAAATGACGAGACTGATTTGTTTGGATTTAGATTCGATCATCCTCTGAGTCTTATGCCTATAAAAAATCCCACTTTCCAATTTATTTAACAGTAATTTCTTTTAGATCTACACTCACTGCTACGCCCGACTACCAGCTTGGACCTCCTTTTGCATTCAACTGATTAAAAAAGGTGCTGGAAACGTTCCCTTTGAGGTTTTGGTCCATAATGACacgacagcatcacacagctgctgcagatttgttggcctgacatccatgatgtgaatcttttGCTCTACTGCATCCCAAAGACTGTTGGATTGACATCTGATGATGGTGGAGGCCAATGTGGATGCACAATTTGTACTAAGGTTGCtcccatgtgattggctgattagatatttgcaccAGCAATCGGTTGAACAGATACATCTATTAAAGCGGACAGTGAGTGTACCCTCCCCATCTTGGAGAAAAAGTTttggggaaagaaaaacacttcagttttatgttttctgtctATTTTCAATGTGCTTAATGATTTTTAATGCAATATCTGTGTAGAGACACAGAGGCCCATTTTCAGCAGCCATCACTTTAAAAGATAAATTCATCATTTGATTAGAGAATCGATGAAGATCAATAAAGTTGGTTTTAAttcatctatttaaaaaaaaaatcacttaatGAAACTGTCCAGCTGAGGACTTTGGAGGCATCTGTTTGTCAGACTGCAGGCACCGCGGGCCTCTTTCTCAGCTGTTTACCAGAGCCTTCCACTTCTCTTTCTGCTCCAGTTAAAACCACATTGCTCTGTTCTGTTAAGGAAGTAGCAAACACCTTTTTATGAAATCTTTGGTTTTGTTGGTTTCCTGCTTAAagagcctttaaaaaaaaaaaaaagcactcaaATGCTGTTGATTCTTGAATCAGCACTTGCAATTCAGCTGTGAAACGAAATGAGTTTTTCCTGATTATCACTTAATGATTTAACACAAACTTGTACCAAGGAACAAAATGTGCTAATGGATGGTTGCTGAACACTGACCACCATAGGTCTAGATAGATGTTCCACTGAAAGTCATAAATAATGCACGATTTCATTAATCATTAATTGTCATATAGAACATTTTTGTTTGCTTGCGTGATATCTTAGATGAATCCAAATCAACCCCAAACATCTGAGcagcagtgtggatgctgtttGAACTCATggaatttattttatattaaattgCTGAATATTCTAAGCAGAACTCCAAATAGTTGCTCTGAAGTGTTCGGTCACTTTAGGCCAGTTTCACGACTTTAAATTAGAGAAAATGTcatgaaatgagaaaaaaatgctACTCCACTGAATCCCAAGTTGTCCCTTTGTGTAAACACCCAAACTCAGTTTTAGGGTTACATGACTGTAAGTGAGGAAAATGAATAAAGAATTTAGCACGAGATGTGACCGTCTATGGCTCCTCCTGTAGGAACCACACCTCATTTCTGCGTCCGTAAGGCCTGAGCGGGTCATAGCTGCAGCAGAAGTACTGCTTACGCTGAAAGGGGGCCGTCTCGCCCAGGGTACGTGTCAAACGCAGGGCCTCTGCTCTGTACTCGCTCTCCCCTGCGAAGCCTCCAAACTGCCTGCAAATTGAAAAAGATTTCAAAGCACTTTCTGTAAACACACATCAAATATTAATAGTaatagaaccactttaaatgACACATACAGAGCGTAGACGGTCATGCCGGGCCTCTCTTCAATCCTGATGGCACTGTCGGTGGGAGTCGGGGGTTCTTGCTGGTAGCTGGTGGGAATGCGGATGGCCACCACCAAGCGGCGAGAGAAAACCCCATCGTTTCGCGGGTACACTGTCACTATGATGGGAGCTGCTGTACCCATGGCCTCACCTTATGATTTAAAGTGTGAGACAGAAAGGGAATTTCAAAAACAGGAGGAACATGGAAGAGACAGCAGAGAAGCTCTCTCCCTGAAGCGGCATTACCCAAATCTAAAGGTCAGGAACTGCGCACTTTTTTGTGGACTATGTAACAAAATTATGCAAACGCAAACACTGATAACAATAATGGAGACGCTGCAAAGCAGCACATGTAAATCACACCTTCAACAGTGAAATAAATGCCTATTTCACACTGCACTTctatttatcttttatttgaCTGCTTAACTACAGCAGGGAACCAGAGAACAGCTGTATCTGTATCTGTGAGTCACCTAAAGTCAACCCATTTAAATTCTATGTAAAAATATTCTGTTTATTTAAGATAAGTTTGGCCCTAAAGTTTGATTCCATTATGCTCATTTGTATTGTTTTAGGGTGCTTCAAAGtgcccactttttttcttttgctgaatGCATTCAAAGAATCCTGAATTGAAATCAACTGCAGAATTTAACAACAGCAATGATGGTGGTAGAAGTTTAACTTCCTGTAAAAAGACTTACTTTGAGGCAAAGCTGCATGTCATTAACTTCTTGTCTTTGTCTCTTCAAGCTCTCCTTTTAACGcttctctttcctctcaccCCCAGCTGCTCCCCTTCCCTCACTCTGGTTCTGTTGGTGTTCTCTTTCTGTTAAAAcagggtttttccttcccactgtttccAAATGCTTGTGTctaaattctgttgttttctcttTAACATTGTAAGGTTTTTACCTTGCAATGTTAGGCCCCTTGAGGGGGGCTGAATtatactatataaataaaattttgttGGCTCAAACTTGCTTCTGGAGATGCACAGATCTTAAAACAGCAATATGAGAAATAACAGTgttatttgttatatttttagaCTGAAAAAAGCAggttaaaatactttttattctttcataAATGCCAAGATTAACCACCAACTCgacaaaaaaatcatcatgCTCTGTCACTTATGAAAACTATGACTTGGCAGCAGTTATTAGTCCAGTCAATTTCTGCTTCGTGCCTGTTATTTATTGGCACTAAATATTTTTTGGAAGGTGACAGCAAAGCTGAAAGAAAGTATCTGAAGGTGGGCTCAAACTTAATCTGGTATTCTCAGCAAACATGGCACGTGATCCACCTGAAGGATTTATTCTCCACCTGGTTTACCTTGTTCATTGCTTCCGCCAATATACATGAGCAGCTTCCTCGTTAGCTCTCCCGTCACTTGGTCGAAGGTTCGCCCCTCAGAGGAAACAGCAGCAAACTTGGCAGCATCATACCGTCGCACCTCAAAGCTGACTCCATCCTggggaagaaaaaggaaatcgGAGGAAGGCTTAAGGCATCGGCAGGCCAGTCACTGCTGCACGAATGCAGACCTCCtgttctgtacacacacacccacacgcaAACACCACTGTTCTCATCCTGGGGATGGGAGCAGCAGAGGTCAAGCCCAGATATGATTCACCTCTGACACACTGATGCTGACAATCTGCTTCTAAGGACAGAAGCCCTGAACTAGCGAGATTTACACACAGAgagttcagtgtgtgtgtgtgtgtgtgtgtgagaccaaAGTGGGCACGTACAGATGAAACATATTTATACtgatttgatttaatttctGCTTCTGCTCTGCAGGGCTCCGTCGGCTTACATAGAATAATGGGGAAGAGACGCATGGTCTTACATAACAGAGCACATgcgaaaagaaaacacacacactgcgcGCTCTCTTTCACAGCGTTAATATGATGCAACAGTTTTACATTAAATATGATTAAGTGGGGTTAATGTGGAGCACAGTCACTCAGCCATGCGGCGGAGCAGGAATTTGGATGGGTTTTGATGGAGTGATGCAGGTTTCAAAAGCAGCTTCTCACTCACTGACACGGTCACGCTGTGCACATGCTTCTGCGTTTGTAAGATTAGGTCCGTGCACTGAAATTTAACTGCATTATATCGTTGTCATCCACTatcttttgaatgatttgcagTGACTtaaacctgctggcctctgtgaaATATGTCGTTTATTTTGCAGATAAGGTGTTTATCTCAACGTGATAACAGCGacaaagaaaagcaacaatGGAAACAGGCTTGGGGCACAGTTTCCACTGCACCGTCTCAATCCCATGTGGGCTTCTTGAGCATGTTTTCTCTACCCTGGAGGGACATTCAAATCTAAAAATATCATGCAAATACCTTCATCTTACAAATTGAATTAGTGATTTTTGGTCTACTATCAAATCCCCAGATGCTAAAAAACATTTCCTTTTGCTATACCAACACCTTTTCATCCTCATAATCTTATTTGAAACCGACAAGAGGACCTGAAATCCTCTGTAGTGGCCTTATGAGGACCCTATAGGCATATTTATTCCTCAACACATGCAAGATAACACTGCATTACTGTGAAGCTTTAACTTGTGACGAGTACCCGGGCTCCTGCATAGTAATTACAGGGGTTTTTGCCCTGTATAGCTTGTCAGTGGGACCACCATTAATGTTGCATATGGGTGACACACAAAGAAAGCAGAGCCTGACTTCAGTTAAGTAGTGCAATTAATTTGTCTGTCATGCATCTCttcttgtgtgcatgtgtgtgtttaccgGCTGTCTGATGCCAGCTTATACAGTGATAATTATTCAGCGCCTGAACCGAGCACATTGAAGGTATTATCAGCACTGACTGCTAAAGTGCCTCGTCAGTTCATCTTATTTTGAAACAATACTCTAtgttctgctgtgtgtgtgtgtgtgtgtgtgctcgtcTGTATTCTGTGTCAGATTTAATTAAGCGTGTTGGGTGTCAGAGTCACACAGGTGCTCCACAGATCATGTGACAAGCTCTGATTTCAGCACCTGCTTTTTAAACATCAATCAAGTCCAGAGATTTGATGAGCCTCCAGATTGTTTTAGTGTAGCGATACACTGAACATTGGACAGTTAATACAAACGATGAGTCACTAGCAacaatcctgtatttctgacaGGTCTCCATTAAAATAAGGTTGTAATTCAAGATTAAATGTTAGTGGAAGTGCTTCCAGTCTTTAAAAAACTGTTATGTGTGCACATACTGCTGGCTTCAACTGTCTGTTTTTGAGTTTCTGATTCTGACAACAGATGTAAAGTATGCTGTCAGAACAGATCTGACTCTGCTTGTGTCCGTTTGGGTCATTTAATTCCCTGCCTGTCTGGTCAGTTGGGCTGGAAATCCTGTTTGTCCGCCTGCCTTTGTCTTTCTCCCAAAAGTTAGCTGCTATTTAGGagataaacacacaaagatacTTTTAATACATACGTGTCAAGACCAATAGTAGATGACTGCGTGCACATTTATAGCGGTGGGCACACAGAGCCTGAGAGAATAACCTTGAAACAGCCGCGAGGCTTTAGTTATTAACACATCAGTGAGTTTGCGGTTATTTTTCCAAGGTGTGGTTACAGTaaacataagaaaaacaaacacattatgCATGGTGGAGCTGAGTCTTTGTTACTCTCCTCAGCAGTGATGGCTGATGTATCAGAGCACCTACAATCCGTATCAGAGTTCATACAGGTCTGATCAGCATCCTCTTCCACCCCAGCGACAGTTACTGTGTCTTGtggtttttttacacacacacacacacacacacacacacacatccacacatccaGAGTGCCATAATGGAAAGAAACAGTGACCCACACCGAACACGAACACTCAGCCTTTCCGATTTTAGTCCCCTGTGAATGTTCTTGTTTTAAGATTATGCGTCACCATCTTCAATTATTTCTGCCTTGTTGGTTGGAGGAGAACCTGGGGCTGGTTTACACTTTACCCCCCACGCTGTGGATCAGCATGCATCCTCATAGGTCACTGTCAGGCTGTTTGGCCCGCAGCAGCAGGCTAATCACCGTGGTAATTTTAAACGAAAGTCTAATAACTCGACCTGCACAGAATTAAGTAAAAGGTGAAATATTCGTGGAACCAGAGGGGGGAAGCTCGCACTTTTACAATCTGACAGAATCGCTGTGCGTAATCGTAACTGCACACGCGCGTAAAGCCAAGGATAAAGACGCAGAAGAAGGAAATCGCAGGTGCAAAGCATGTGAGAACGAGAAAGCTTTGTCTGAGCACACACACTGCTTACCTTCGTCTCGCTGCTGAGCAGCTTATATTCCGTCTCCTCGGTGTTTCCGAAGAGTGAATTCTTAAACATGCCAAACATGTCGCTTCGGCCAAGTCACCTCTCCTCTCTCCGATCCTTTAGTTCTGTTTCTCCTCCCTCTCGCCTTTCTGTTTGTTGCAAACAGCTTGCTCTCTAGTatgggagtttttttttttaacgtggTCCCTCAACTCCTGGAAAAATCTTGAACTGCAAGAGGTAACTCACAGCAATATCCAGATGCTCCTCTCCTCCAGCGAAGAGCGCGCACTACGCTCCAGTGAGCACAGACTCACAAAtgattctttctttctttctttctttctttctttcttttttcggAGGCAGAAGTTGGAGATGCTTCCTCCTTTTCCAAATCAAGGaatgataagaaaaaaatcatcCTCCGCTCTGAGTAGTTGACTGTCCCCGCCCTCTTCTCTTACTAGCTTGACGCTCAAGTTATCAATACGTCACCAATTTTCTACCACTTATTACTCCAAGAACTACCAGGTTGCCCCCGCATACATACATTAATGCATTTAATTGCATAACCGTGAGATGCTGCATTATTAATAACGTCACCTCCTCAAAATCTCACCACGGAAAAGCAGAATGACCTGCAGTGCCAGGGTCTCCCTCATTCTGTCTGTTCCAGGACGTCTGAAACTGTGGGGTGCTTTCTGTGCAGTATAATTTTTGACACAAGCCTTTGGTTTGTCAGTACGCATTGGACCTCGATTGCTGGGCTGTGCGCGTGGGTTAGTTCGGGGCAGCACATGAGTGCACGTCTCACTCCGTGTGTCAACTGAGAGTTTGAGCTTTGCTTTAGGGTTTGTCTATTTAAATTCAGACTGAAGGCAATGTTAGTCACGACTGGAGAGTAAGGGGAAGCAGGAAGGATGGGATTTATGAAAAAGTGGAATGGATAAAACTAGCCAGAAAAACGACGTATAGGGAACTGTTAACAGAGGGGCAAAGATCCGATGTCACCCCGTTTGTGGACCTAAATTAATGGGAGAGTCCATGGGATGTCTTGTGTAGGTCTACTTCAGTCATTATCTTCTTGCTGACAGTTTCAAAGAGCTCTTAATTTAACTTGAAGGGCAACCTGCTTATTTTCAGCTCCACGTTTTTATTCTGGGACTCCAAAGAGTAGCTTAGTATGATGCACAGTTTATAGAATTATCTTATACTAGGCCTTGTAGAAGGCCCTCAGTAaatcctctgtctgaaacatATATATTATAGATATTACTGACTTTAATATTGGAACATTGAGTACCTCGCAGGGCCAAATTTTAgttcagttcttgtgtaatttggcagaTGACACTTTGTCATTCAgtaagcctggagaactattcccgAGAACTacttaaaaatgacaagaaaactgCAGGagtgttcaggctgtgttgaagaataaaggtcaTACCAGATATTTTTgttgtatatactgtatttctgtgtttgcacTTGCTTCAATAAATTACTATTCCCATTTCATGCACTGATATGCTGCCATGTGACAgcctgattagatatttgcattaacatcCAGTTCAAcaagtgtacctaatgaagtgtccATGAGTGCCCATATGAGAGAAAATAAGGAAAGGCGTAATAGGGGCACTTTCATCGGCTATAAGGCAGTGATTAGGAGTTTTGAGCCtcttaaagattttttttaaatccgcAACATTCAGGATTCACTGCACACCTGGAAACCACCTAAGGCTGAGCCGCTGTTTCAAAATGAGGGGGGAGGTTAGTTAAAAAAAGTACACAAAATGCACtcagattaaaacaaacaaaaaaactatgcATTTATGTTACTTGTAAAATAACACACAGTCAGTAAAATAAGTCTTAGCAAAGTCTGTCCACTGCGTGCcatatttaacagtgtgtgcTAAATATCCCAGCTTCTGATGACGTGCATTTACCGGCTCCTTAAGTACATGAAATCAAAATAAAGGACTTATTTAACTGACAGTTTAAATAACACAACGTGTTTGATGACGTTTTATAATGTATAAACATCCTTCCAGAAAAGGTGTCAAAATGATTCGGTTTTAATAGAAATAAgtcaaaagtaaaaatgtacttacatttatttttaatcattgcatttaaacacacacagagctgtggATAAGTAGTGGGGGGGATATATTAACCAGAGATTTTAACCGCAGCttatattttcacagtacactGATTTTTCCGCCTTTTGAACACTGGTAAAATAATCTCTCAAACAGTTCACATAAGATAACTCCCAACCTGTCAAAGAGTTTGATTTACATGAGGTCGACTGTCCAGATGTgtcaaacgcacacacacaactctTAAGATTTTAAAGACTGTTTGTCCAGTGTCCTCACTTCTCCCAGCCTTTGCCTCCTGGCTGGGTGGGCAACCTGAGCCCCACGAGACTAGCCACCTCTTCTGGGCTGCGCTCTCCCTTGCCATGGTAAAGATTGTGCAGGACCAGGTGGTTTCTGGTGGAAGCTAGCAAACACAGGTATGTGTGTGAGGCATGGTGCGCTTCCTGCTTGGCACGGCAGTACCTTTCTCCAGTCACCTGTGAAAGGTTGAatataaaagaaacaaatggaTGACAAACAATAACATAATAAGAGTCGGGGACAGAAACTGTTCGTCTAGtgttgtttacaaaaaaaagtcaccATAAAGAAAATACAGATGAAAAAAGTAGAAGGTACCCTGGAatcagcatagaaaatagccg contains these protein-coding regions:
- the LOC100694852 gene encoding heme-binding protein 1, whose translation is MFGMFKNSLFGNTEETEYKLLSSETKDGVSFEVRRYDAAKFAAVSSEGRTFDQVTGELTRKLLMYIGGSNEQGEAMGTAAPIIVTVYPRNDGVFSRRLVVAIRIPTSYQQEPPTPTDSAIRIEERPGMTVYALQFGGFAGESEYRAEALRLTRTLGETAPFQRKQYFCCSYDPLRPYGRRNEVWFLQEEP
- the fmc1 gene encoding protein FMC1 homolog, with translation MPGSRRAPLQSQHRSTMAALSSPLRVCRGILKELRAIQGPSYKKSLAYNYVMDQFRKNKVTGERYCRAKQEAHHASHTYLCLLASTRNHLVLHNLYHGKGERSPEEVASLVGLRLPTQPGGKGWEK